A window of Desulfobacterales bacterium contains these coding sequences:
- a CDS encoding MFS transporter: MISTLISFSALYISVFTLLLGTGFLGFFLSLRMTLQGFSALLTGWIMAAYFLGMVLGSFFCQRLIQGVGHIRSFAAFAAIATTTVLLHGLYADPWFWWLLRLLTGITTMGLYMVIESWLNECTEPQFRGRVFAMYMLTLCLGVALGQLFPIVSDVHSQAPFFVVGIFFSICLVPIAVTRTISPKIPDVTRFNLFVLLKKAPLGMLGCLSAGLINGAFYAMGPVFGNQIGLTVSRTAGFMAVTIFGSLLFQWPIGIISDRFNRAVVLSLLSVLAALGGMGIIMLPEIHYALFLFLMVLYGGLIFTIYPVSVARTHDLFETTDIVPVSSALLLSYGIGASLGPIIASGMMTLLNSPYGLFVFFSLTAGLFALFSFYLVHMEKIKVLPVSAQVKFAPMKNSSPVASQLDPRTAVDRTDGAF; this comes from the coding sequence ATGATCTCTACCTTGATATCTTTCAGTGCGCTATATATCTCAGTGTTTACACTTCTTTTGGGGACTGGTTTTCTTGGGTTTTTTCTAAGTTTGCGCATGACGCTTCAGGGCTTTTCGGCGTTGTTAACCGGATGGATTATGGCTGCCTATTTTTTAGGAATGGTCCTGGGTTCTTTTTTCTGCCAGCGACTGATTCAAGGGGTAGGGCATATCCGTTCGTTTGCGGCATTTGCCGCTATCGCCACAACAACTGTCTTGCTTCATGGACTCTATGCCGATCCATGGTTCTGGTGGCTTTTGAGGTTATTGACCGGTATCACGACAATGGGGCTTTACATGGTCATCGAAAGCTGGCTGAATGAGTGTACGGAGCCTCAATTTCGAGGGCGTGTTTTTGCAATGTATATGTTGACGCTTTGTCTGGGAGTGGCTCTCGGACAGTTATTTCCAATTGTGAGCGATGTCCATAGTCAAGCGCCGTTTTTTGTTGTCGGTATCTTTTTCTCCATCTGTCTGGTGCCGATAGCCGTTACACGGACGATCTCTCCAAAAATTCCTGACGTAACAAGATTTAACCTCTTTGTGCTGCTGAAAAAAGCGCCGCTGGGCATGCTGGGATGTCTGAGCGCCGGCTTGATTAACGGTGCTTTTTACGCGATGGGACCGGTCTTTGGCAATCAAATCGGATTAACGGTTTCCCGAACGGCCGGGTTTATGGCAGTGACTATATTCGGCAGCCTTCTGTTCCAATGGCCGATAGGCATCATTTCAGATCGGTTTAATCGGGCGGTTGTTTTGTCTTTATTAAGCGTGCTTGCCGCACTCGGCGGTATGGGCATCATTATGCTGCCTGAAATACATTACGCCTTATTCCTTTTTCTTATGGTGCTTTACGGGGGGCTCATTTTTACGATCTATCCCGTCTCCGTAGCCAGAACGCATGATTTATTTGAGACAACGGATATTGTTCCGGTCAGTTCAGCCCTGCTGCTGAGTTACGGTATCGGCGCCAGCCTGGGACCCATTATCGCTTCCGGCATGATGACCCTGCTGAATAGCCCTTACGGATTGTTTGTGTTTTTTTCATTAACTGCCGGATTGTTTGCATTGTTCAGTTTTTATTTGGTCCACATGGAGAAGATTAAAGTCCTTCCCGTAAGTGCACAGGTCAAGTTTGCTCCCATGAAAAATTCATCTCCGGTCGCGTCGCAACTGGATCCTCGAACGGCAGTCGACAGGACCGATGGGGCCTTTTAA
- a CDS encoding flavocytochrome c: MPAWDETTDIIIIGSGAAGLSAAIEAGRAGASVLVLEQMKVTGGNTRISDGGLAAPGNPLQKQQGIKDSAELLYQDMLAAGMGLNNPHLARIVAEKAGEAVNWTINDLGVRYQDRLDRFGGHSVARCLTTRSHSGADIIRAQRARLDALGVDIRTRCRLVRLITDKGGAVSGVRIRSGGRFGAKDSGIVKHIRARRAVILATGGFGNDVSFRTRQNPALDESIGTTNHRGATAEGLIAALKINAAAVHLSWIQLGPWGCADETGYGRGASFASYSVYPAGILIDPATGGRIVNEWADRRRRCDAMFKAGHVCVGIVDASGAARASDSLARALKRGVVKGFENMLDLASAYQMPVRQLKATMERYNRMVAEGKQDEFGKPLGQGAQLIVTPPFYAIRLWPKVHYTPGGLQINSNAQVLDLDGRPIAGLFAAGEVCGGIHGASRLGSCALPECIVFGRIAGRQAAAASRR, translated from the coding sequence ATGCCAGCCTGGGATGAAACAACGGATATAATCATCATCGGCAGCGGTGCTGCCGGCCTGTCTGCCGCCATCGAAGCCGGCCGAGCTGGGGCAAGCGTCCTGGTGCTCGAGCAGATGAAGGTGACCGGCGGCAACACCCGGATCAGCGACGGCGGTTTGGCCGCGCCGGGAAACCCTTTGCAGAAACAACAAGGCATCAAGGACTCAGCGGAACTGCTTTATCAGGACATGCTCGCTGCCGGCATGGGGCTCAATAATCCCCACCTTGCCCGCATCGTGGCCGAAAAGGCCGGAGAAGCCGTAAACTGGACAATCAACGATCTGGGGGTCAGGTATCAGGATCGCCTGGACCGTTTCGGGGGTCACTCGGTTGCCCGCTGCCTCACGACGCGCAGCCACTCCGGCGCGGATATCATCAGAGCGCAACGGGCCCGGTTGGACGCATTGGGTGTCGACATACGCACCCGCTGCCGGCTGGTCCGCCTGATCACCGACAAAGGCGGTGCGGTCTCCGGCGTACGGATTCGATCCGGCGGCAGGTTCGGCGCGAAAGACAGTGGCATTGTTAAACATATCCGCGCCAGACGCGCCGTTATTTTGGCCACAGGCGGCTTCGGCAATGACGTTTCTTTCCGCACCCGCCAGAATCCCGCTTTGGATGAATCCATCGGTACCACCAACCATCGGGGCGCCACGGCGGAAGGATTAATTGCAGCCTTAAAAATAAACGCCGCAGCGGTCCATCTGTCCTGGATACAACTGGGGCCTTGGGGGTGTGCCGACGAAACCGGCTATGGACGCGGGGCCAGTTTTGCATCCTACAGCGTGTATCCGGCCGGTATCCTGATCGACCCGGCCACCGGCGGTCGGATCGTCAATGAGTGGGCGGATCGCAGGCGGCGGTGCGACGCCATGTTCAAGGCCGGTCATGTCTGTGTGGGGATCGTGGATGCCAGCGGAGCCGCACGGGCATCCGATAGCCTGGCACGCGCCCTGAAGCGGGGGGTTGTGAAAGGGTTTGAGAATATGCTTGACCTCGCATCGGCCTATCAAATGCCGGTCCGGCAGCTGAAAGCAACGATGGAGCGTTACAATCGAATGGTTGCCGAAGGAAAGCAGGACGAATTCGGCAAACCTCTGGGCCAAGGGGCCCAATTGATTGTCACGCCCCCCTTTTATGCCATCCGGCTGTGGCCCAAGGTCCATTACACCCCCGGCGGTCTGCAGATCAATTCAAATGCGCAGGTCCTCGACCTCGATGGCCGCCCCATTGCGGGCCTTTTTGCCGCCGGCGAGGTTTGCGGGGGTATACACGGTGCCAGCCGCCTGGGCAGTTGCGCCCTTCCCGAATGCATCGTGTTCGGCCGCATTGCCGGTCGGCAAGCGGCGGCTGCATCTAGACGATGA